Below is a window of Mycobacterium dioxanotrophicus DNA.
TCGTTGCCACCGATGCTGCGATGAAAGTCACCACCGATGCCGTGCAGGTGTTCGGTGGCGCCGGCTACACCCGCGACTACCGCGTGGAGCGGTTCATGCGGGAAGCCAAGATCACGCAGATCTTCGAAGGCACCAACCAGATCCAACGAATGGTGATCGCGCGGGCTTTGGGGTCCTGACAGGCCGCATAATGGCAGGTAACCGCATAATGACTGGCGACTATGACACAACCCGCACACGCGTACCCTCCGGCTCGGCACCGGATGGGCGGCCGAGTCCCGCGCCGCGGTCTTCGCGTTGCCCGCAGGTTGGCCGTGGGCCTGGCCGCGACGGCCGTGCTGGCAGGCACCGGCATGGGCTGGGTGGGCTATCACGGAGCGCTCAACGGCATCACCACGTCCAACGCGCTGGCGGGCGGTCCCGCGTCGTCGGGTAACACCCAGAACATCCTCATCATGGGGCTGGACAGCCGGCTCGACCAGCATGGCAATCCGCTGCCGCAGGACATCTACGATGCACTGCACGCCGGCGACGAGACGGTGGGCGGCTACAACTCCAACGTGCTGATCGTCGTCCATCTCCCCGGTGACGGCAGCCCGGCCACCGCGTTCTCCATCCCCCGCGACGACTACGTCCAGCTGGCCGGGTGTCCCAGCGGCACGTGCAAGGGCAAGGTGAAGCAGGCCTACGGGCTGGCCTACCAGCACGCGATGGACAACATGGAGTCGGACTCCGACAACGCGGCCATCCACGAGCAGCAGGCCCGCGAGGCCGGGCGCAAGGCCGAGATCGCCACGGTGCGCAATCTGCTGGGCATCCCGATCGACCACTTCGTCGAGGTCACCCTCGGCGCGTTCTTCCAGATCGCCAAGGCCGTCGAACCGATCACCGTGTGTCTCAACGCCGACACCGAAGATCCCTATTCGGGGGCCAACTTCCACAAGGGTGTGCAGGAAATCGACGCCGCACAGGCGATGGCGTTCGTCCGGCAGCGCCGCGACGTCAACGACGAGAACTTCACCGACCTGGACCGCACCCGCCGTCAGCAGGCCTTCATCGCCGCCCTGGTGTCGGCACTGAGCCACGGCGGCGGGCTCAACAACGCCAGCACACTGCGCAACCTGCTCAACGTCGCGAAGCAGAACGTCGCGCTGGACTCAGGTTTCGACCTCGCCGAATTCGCCAAGCGCGCATCGGCTCTCACCGATCATCCGCCGTCGCTGTACACCTTGCCGATCAAGGAGTTCGGGCAGGACTCCCTCGGCGAGGACGTCAACATCATCGACGTCCCCACCGTCCGCAAGATCGTGCACGACCTGGTCTCCGGCCCCGACTCCGCCTCGGCACCCACGAGCACACCGGCGAAGGAGTCGAAGCTCAACGGTCACGGCGCAGTACTCAACGTGATCAACGCGTCGTCCTTCAACGGACTGGCCACGCATCTCGAATCTACTTTCGCGGCAAAGGGATTCACCGAAGGTCAGGTCGGTGACGCATCGTCATTGTCGGCCACCACCACCGTCGAATACGGGCAGGGCGCCGACACTGCGGGCCACGCGCTTGCCGATGAACTCGGGCTGACGGCAGAGCCGTCCACCGGTGTTGCGCCCGGTGCCGTGCAACTGACCATCGGCACCGACTTTCCCGCCGACGACTACCTCGACCGCAATACCGACGCGCTATCGAGCAGCGAGACGACGTCATCGGCAGCGTCCGGGTCGACGACCACCTCGTCCACCACTGTCAGCGCGCCGGTGACCACCGTGGCCGCCACGGCGACCGGTAGCTACTCACCGGCGCCCACCGACCTGACCCAGATGAAGGTTTCCGGCATTCCGTGCGTGAAATAGGGTGCTAGAGCGTCACCGTCACCCGCGTACCGCTGCCCGGCCAGGTGTCGATGTCCATGGTTCCGTCGTTGGCTTCGACACGAACCTGCAAGGACGCCAAGCCGATATGCCCACTTGCCACCGATGTCGTGACCCTCGCCGGATCGAATCCCGCGCCGTCGTCGGCCACTACCAACACAATTCGGTCCCCCTTGCGATGAAGTCCTACGCTCACCTCGGTGGCGCGGGCATGCTTGTTCACGTTCGCCAGCAGCTCGCGGGCCGCGCGGTACAGCAGGGCCTGTGACTCCGGCTGCCCGACATCCTCGATGTCGGCAGTCACCACCACATCGCGATTCTCGTACTGCCGCAACAGTTCCCGCACGGCCGCGGCAAGGCCGAGCTGCGCCAGCACCTGCGGGTGCAACTCCGTGACCGTCGAACGCAACCCGGCGGCGGTCTCCTGCAGCGCCGCGCGCACCCGGTCCAGAGCGGGATCCGGTATCCGCTCGCGAATCTCGTCGAGATCCAGCCGGGCCGCCAACAACGTCTGCAGCGGCCCGTCGTGCAGGTGCTCGGCGAGTTCGGCATTGCGGATGTCATCGGCGCGGGCGGATTCCGACACCAAGCGGCGCCGCACCTCCAGCAGCCACCGCACCCGCGCCGACCGGCGCACCAGCACCAGCGACAACGCGGTCGTCGCCACGGCGAGCCAGACCAGGAAGCCGACGTGCATGTAGACGACGTTGGGCAGCCCGACGTTGTCGTCCCGCTTGGAGTAGAAGATCCACACCACCAGGTAACCCACGGCGGTCGCGGCACCCAGCAGTGCGGTGAGCACCGGGCGGTCCTGGAAGGCGATGGAAATCGGCAGCAGGAAGAACACGGGCAGCAGCGCCGCCGTCGCACCACCGGAGACCGCGCACAGCGCCACCAACACCAGCACGTCGACCGCCGTCGAGGCCCATTCCACCCACCGGGGCATCGGCCCGCGCAGCACCACCACCAGCCAGACGACGGCCGCGACGGCGTACACGCCGATGATCACGGCGTAGACCTCGGGCAGCCAGTGGTCCACCTCCCACACCGAGACCAGCACGAGGATCAGCACGATGAGCGGCACCCGCAGCACGGCTGACACCCGGACGGGTTGGGAGGCAAAGAAGTCGACGGTCCGCTGGAACGCCATGTCAGTCCAGCAGCTTGCGCCGCATCGCCTCGGCGACCGCGGCGGCCCGGTCTGACACCCCGAGCTTCTCGTAGAGCCGCTGCACGTGGGTCTTGACCGTCGAGGGCGCCAGATAGAGCTCCTTGGCCATCGAGGGGATGCTCAGGCCCTTGGCGATGAGATCGAGCACCTCACGCTCGCGCGGGCTGAGCACCGGCGCGTCGGGTTCGTTGCGCCGCCGGATCTCACCGGCCAGCCCCGCGGCGAGGTTCGGATCGATCACGTCGCGGCCCTTGGCGCAGGACAGCACCGCGTTGACCAGCTCACTGCGGGTGGACTCCTTGGACAGGAAACCCGCCGCGCCCTGCTGCAGGGCGGTGTACACGATGGCCGACTCGTCGTGCGCGGAGATCAACAACACCCGGGTGCCGAGCTCGTCGCGGCTGACGGCGGCCGCCACCTGCGCGCCGTCGAGTTGCGGCATGCGGTAGTCCAGTAGCGCCACCTGGGGCCGGTGGGTCTTGATGAGTTCCAGTGCGTCCGCGCCGTTGTCGGCCTCGGCCACCACGTCGATCTCGCCGCTGGAGGTCAGTGCCCGCACCACACCCTCGCGGAACATCGGATGGTCATCGCCCACCACCACCCGCACCTTCTCGGCCATGGCGCACAGCATCCCACAGGCAATAACGTCGGAACCCCGAAAAACACGCAAGAATCACCCCCATGCATCTGGACGAGCTGCACTGGTTCGTCGTCCTCGCCGAGACCGAGCACGTCACCGACGCCGCAGCCGAGCTCCACATCAGCCAGCCCACCCTGTCGCGAGCCCTGGCCCGGCTCGAGGACGAGGTGGGCACCCCGTTGTTCGACCGGGTCGGCCGCCGGTTACGCCTCAACGCCTACGGCGAGATCCTGCTCGAGCACGCACGGCGCAGCTTGGCCGAGATGCGTTCTGCCAGTGAGCGAATCGCCGCGGTGCGCGATCCCGACACGGGAACTGTTCGGCTGGCGTTCCTGCATTCGCAGGCCAGCTGGTTCGTACCCGACCTGCTGCGGCGGTTCCGCGCCGAAGCGCCCCGCGTGCAGTTCGCCCTGATCCAGGGCGCCGCCCACGACATCGTCGACGCGCTGGCCGGCGGTCGAGTCGACCTGGCCATCACCTCCCCACGCCCGGACGGTTACCGGTGGCGTGGCCTGTATCTGGAGCGGTTGTGCCTGGCCGTGCCGCGGGGGCACCGGTTCGCCGACCGGGCCCGGATCCGGTTGGCCGAAGCCGGCGACGAGCCGTTCGTCGCGCTGGCACCCGAGTTCGGGCTGCGTCAGCTCACCGACGAACTGTGTGCCGAGGCCGGGATCGAGCCTCAGGTGGTGTTCGAGGCGATGGAGATCCCGACGATGGAGGGTCTGGTCGCCGCGGGCTTCGGCGTCGCGGTCGTGCCCGTCCCCCGGTCCGAGCGCGCCGAGCCGGGCGCGGTCTACGTCCCGTTGTTGCAGACCTCGGCCAAGCGTCAGCTGGGCTTGGCCTGGCCCGCGGATCGGCCGTTGCCGCCTGCGGCGGAACGCTTCGCCGAGTTCGTCATACGTCAGGCGCATGAAGATACCTAGTTCTATGCATTGGACACATCGAAGGTAGCTACCTAACGTCATTTCGGTGACTACAGGTTCGACAATCTCGGCTGACTGGCAAGGACATACCCGCGGCTCCGCCGACTACCGTCGCCTGCTCGCCGCGTTGTTCTGCGCCGGCGTCGCCACGTTCGCGCAACTGTATTCACCACAAGCGGTCTTGCCCCTGATCGCGCGTGACCTCGGCACCGGCGCCGCGGGCACCGCGCTGGCCGTGTCGACCGCCACCATCGGCCTCGCAGTCGGCGTGATCCCGTGGGCCGCCGTGGCAGACCGCATCGGCCGGGTTCAGGTGATGACGATATCCGTCACGGCCGCAACAGTTCTCGGCCTCCTGGTGCCACTGTCCCCGACATTCCAGCTACTGCTGGCCGGCCGGTTCCTGGAGGGTCTCGTGGTGGCAGGCGTACCGGCCGTCGCGGTCGCCTACCTGACCGAGGAGATCAACGCCGGACACGCGGCCAGGGCCGCAGGCACCTACGTCGCCGGCACGACCATCGGCGGGCTGGCCGGCCGGCTCGTCACCGGGCCCGTGGCCGAACACTTCGGCTGGCGCATCGGCGTGCTGACGGTGGCCGTGCTGTGTGGGCTGGCCGCGCTGGCGTTCGCCAAACTCGCGCCACCCGCGCAGGGATTCACGCCCACCCGCAGTCACCGCGAGCTGGGTCCACGGCTGTGGGCCAATCTGCGCTCGCCACGCCAGTTGGTGCTCTACGCGCAGGGCTTCCTGTTGATGGGCGGGTTCGTCGCGATCTACAACTTCCTGGGCTTCCGGCTGATGGCCGCGCCCTTCCATCTGCCGCAGACCGCGGTCAGCCTGGTGTTCGTGGCCTACCTGGCCGGCACCTGGGCTTCGGCGCGCGCGGGCGCCGAAGCCACCCGGTTCGGCCGACGGACGGTGCTGCTCTCCTCGATCGCGACGATGATCGTCGGCGTCGCCATCACGACCAGCCACAATCTGGTGTCCGTGCTGGCGGGACTGGTAATCGCCACCGCAGGGTTCTTCGGGGCGCACGCCATCGCGTCGGGTTGGGTCGGCACTGCCGCATCCGCCGACGGCAAGGCGCAGGCCTCGTCGCTCTACAACCTCTTCTATTACGGCGGGTCGAGCGCCGTCGGCTGGTTCGGCGGGGTGGCCTTCGATGCGGCCGGGTGGAACGCGGTGGCGGCGGTGGTCATCGGCCTGGCGGTCGTGGCGGGGCTACTGGCGTGGACGCTCGGTCGTCGCCACAACGGCGAGCCGCTCAATCACCACAGCTCGATGTCACGGCCGTACTCCGACTCCGGACGCGGACCGAAGTAACGCCGCTGTGACTCCTCGATGAGAACGTCGTTGATGCTGGCCTCGCGCCGAGCCATCAACCCGTCATCGGTGAACTGCCACAACTCGTTGCCGTAGCTGCGGTACCACTGCCCGTCGGCGTCATGCCACTCGTACTGGAACCGCACCGCCATCCGGTTCTCCCGGAATCCCCACAGGCTCTTACGCAGCACGTAGTCCAGCTCGCGCTGCCATTTCCGGGTCAGGAATTCCACGATCTGCTCGCGGCCGACGATGTGCTCGGCACGGTTACGCCAGTGGGAGTCCGGCGTGTAGGCCAGGCTCACCCGGTGCGGGTCACGGGTGTTCCAGGCGTCTTCGGCGGCTTGGACCTTCTGCGTGGCGGTTTCCAGAGTGAACGGCGGGAAAGGCGGGCGGCTACCGGGCGGGGGAGTTCCAGTCATGCCTATGTTCTACCTGTCTAACCATGTGTCATATCGTGGCTGGCATGGACTTCGCGATGTCAGCCAAGGCGGCTGATTACCACAAGCGGCTCACCGACTTCATGACCGAGCACGTGTTCCCGGCGGAGTCGTCTTACGAGGCGTATCGCGAGGAGCGTGGCCCCAAAGACCACACCGTGCCGCCCGTGATCGAGGAGCTCAAGGTCAAGGCGAAGGCCGCCGGGCTGTGGAATCTGTTCCTGCCCTCGGAGTCGGGGCTGACCAACCTGGAGTACGCACCCCTGGCCGAGATCTCGGGGTGGAGCCTGGAGCTCGCCCCCGAGGCGATCAACTGCCAGGCGCCCGACACCGGCAATATGGAGACCCTGCACCTGTTCGCGACCGAGGCGCAGCGCAAGCAATGGCTCGAGCCGCTGTTGGCCGGCGACATCCGCAGCGCGTTCGCGATGACCGAGCCTGCCGTGGCCTCCTCGGACGCCCGCAACATCGAGACGACCATGTTGCGCGACGGGGCCGACTACGTCATCAACGGCCGCAAGTGGTGGATCAGTGGGGCCGCCGATCCGCGCTGCAAGATCCTCATCGTGATGGGCCGCACCAATCCGGACGCGGCCTCGCACGCCCAGCAGTCGATGATCCTGGTGCCGATCGACACGCCCGGTGTCGACATCCAACGGTCCCTGCCGGTGTTCGGCTGGCAGGACCAGCACGGGCACTGCGAGATCGTGTTCGACAACGTGCGGGTGCCTGCCGAGAACCTGCTCCACGAGGAAGGCAGCGGGTTCGCCATCGCCCAGGCCCGGCTGGGTCCCGGCCGCATCCACCACTGCATGCGTGCACTCGGGGCGGCCGAGCGGGCGCTGGCGTTGATGGTCGACCGGGTGCAGAAGCGGGTCGCGTTCGGTAAGCCGTTGGCCGAACAGGGTGTGGTGCGCGAGTCGATTGCCAAGTCGCGCAACGAGATCGACCAGGCCCGGCTGCTGTGCGAGAAGGCCGCCTGGACCATCGACCAGCAGGGCAACAAGGCTGCCCACGTGCTGGTGTCCCAGATCAAGTCGGTGGCGCCGCAGGTGGCGTGCACCGTCATCGACCGGGCCATCCAGGTTCACGGTGCGGCCGGCATCAGCGACGACTTCCCGTTGGCGCGGCTCTACGGCTGGCACCGCGCGATGCGGCTGTTCGACGGACCCGATGAGGTACACATGCGCACCATTGCCCGCGCCGAACTCGGTCGCGAGAAGTCCCCACTTGCTTCGGCGGCGAGCCGCCAATCGAGCACGGCGGTGACGTCCGCATGACCGTCGAGCTGGGAGAACTGTCGGGAGCGTGGAACTTCCGAGATGTGGCGGAGTCCACCGGGATTCGGCCCGGCCGGCTCTACCG
It encodes the following:
- a CDS encoding LysR family transcriptional regulator, with the protein product MHLDELHWFVVLAETEHVTDAAAELHISQPTLSRALARLEDEVGTPLFDRVGRRLRLNAYGEILLEHARRSLAEMRSASERIAAVRDPDTGTVRLAFLHSQASWFVPDLLRRFRAEAPRVQFALIQGAAHDIVDALAGGRVDLAITSPRPDGYRWRGLYLERLCLAVPRGHRFADRARIRLAEAGDEPFVALAPEFGLRQLTDELCAEAGIEPQVVFEAMEIPTMEGLVAAGFGVAVVPVPRSERAEPGAVYVPLLQTSAKRQLGLAWPADRPLPPAAERFAEFVIRQAHEDT
- a CDS encoding acyl-CoA dehydrogenase family protein, translated to MSAKAADYHKRLTDFMTEHVFPAESSYEAYREERGPKDHTVPPVIEELKVKAKAAGLWNLFLPSESGLTNLEYAPLAEISGWSLELAPEAINCQAPDTGNMETLHLFATEAQRKQWLEPLLAGDIRSAFAMTEPAVASSDARNIETTMLRDGADYVINGRKWWISGAADPRCKILIVMGRTNPDAASHAQQSMILVPIDTPGVDIQRSLPVFGWQDQHGHCEIVFDNVRVPAENLLHEEGSGFAIAQARLGPGRIHHCMRALGAAERALALMVDRVQKRVAFGKPLAEQGVVRESIAKSRNEIDQARLLCEKAAWTIDQQGNKAAHVLVSQIKSVAPQVACTVIDRAIQVHGAAGISDDFPLARLYGWHRAMRLFDGPDEVHMRTIARAELGREKSPLASAASRQSSTAVTSA
- a CDS encoding response regulator is translated as MLCAMAEKVRVVVGDDHPMFREGVVRALTSSGEIDVVAEADNGADALELIKTHRPQVALLDYRMPQLDGAQVAAAVSRDELGTRVLLISAHDESAIVYTALQQGAAGFLSKESTRSELVNAVLSCAKGRDVIDPNLAAGLAGEIRRRNEPDAPVLSPREREVLDLIAKGLSIPSMAKELYLAPSTVKTHVQRLYEKLGVSDRAAAVAEAMRRKLLD
- a CDS encoding LCP family protein, translated to MGGRVPRRGLRVARRLAVGLAATAVLAGTGMGWVGYHGALNGITTSNALAGGPASSGNTQNILIMGLDSRLDQHGNPLPQDIYDALHAGDETVGGYNSNVLIVVHLPGDGSPATAFSIPRDDYVQLAGCPSGTCKGKVKQAYGLAYQHAMDNMESDSDNAAIHEQQAREAGRKAEIATVRNLLGIPIDHFVEVTLGAFFQIAKAVEPITVCLNADTEDPYSGANFHKGVQEIDAAQAMAFVRQRRDVNDENFTDLDRTRRQQAFIAALVSALSHGGGLNNASTLRNLLNVAKQNVALDSGFDLAEFAKRASALTDHPPSLYTLPIKEFGQDSLGEDVNIIDVPTVRKIVHDLVSGPDSASAPTSTPAKESKLNGHGAVLNVINASSFNGLATHLESTFAAKGFTEGQVGDASSLSATTTVEYGQGADTAGHALADELGLTAEPSTGVAPGAVQLTIGTDFPADDYLDRNTDALSSSETTSSAASGSTTTSSTTVSAPVTTVAATATGSYSPAPTDLTQMKVSGIPCVK
- a CDS encoding sensor histidine kinase, which codes for MAFQRTVDFFASQPVRVSAVLRVPLIVLILVLVSVWEVDHWLPEVYAVIIGVYAVAAVVWLVVVLRGPMPRWVEWASTAVDVLVLVALCAVSGGATAALLPVFFLLPISIAFQDRPVLTALLGAATAVGYLVVWIFYSKRDDNVGLPNVVYMHVGFLVWLAVATTALSLVLVRRSARVRWLLEVRRRLVSESARADDIRNAELAEHLHDGPLQTLLAARLDLDEIRERIPDPALDRVRAALQETAAGLRSTVTELHPQVLAQLGLAAAVRELLRQYENRDVVVTADIEDVGQPESQALLYRAARELLANVNKHARATEVSVGLHRKGDRIVLVVADDGAGFDPARVTTSVASGHIGLASLQVRVEANDGTMDIDTWPGSGTRVTVTL
- a CDS encoding MFS transporter, whose translation is MTTGSTISADWQGHTRGSADYRRLLAALFCAGVATFAQLYSPQAVLPLIARDLGTGAAGTALAVSTATIGLAVGVIPWAAVADRIGRVQVMTISVTAATVLGLLVPLSPTFQLLLAGRFLEGLVVAGVPAVAVAYLTEEINAGHAARAAGTYVAGTTIGGLAGRLVTGPVAEHFGWRIGVLTVAVLCGLAALAFAKLAPPAQGFTPTRSHRELGPRLWANLRSPRQLVLYAQGFLLMGGFVAIYNFLGFRLMAAPFHLPQTAVSLVFVAYLAGTWASARAGAEATRFGRRTVLLSSIATMIVGVAITTSHNLVSVLAGLVIATAGFFGAHAIASGWVGTAASADGKAQASSLYNLFYYGGSSAVGWFGGVAFDAAGWNAVAAVVIGLAVVAGLLAWTLGRRHNGEPLNHHSSMSRPYSDSGRGPK
- a CDS encoding nuclear transport factor 2 family protein, with protein sequence MTGTPPPGSRPPFPPFTLETATQKVQAAEDAWNTRDPHRVSLAYTPDSHWRNRAEHIVGREQIVEFLTRKWQRELDYVLRKSLWGFRENRMAVRFQYEWHDADGQWYRSYGNELWQFTDDGLMARREASINDVLIEESQRRYFGPRPESEYGRDIELW